The window ATCCTCCACCGACGAAGGTCATTTGGTATCACGACGTAAGTAcgcttctttctcgttttttcctcGGAATGATATCGctaaagataatagaaaataaaaaatatataagctatagagataataaagaattatttgatttaggATATACGATTAGAGCATGATGTGAGCGCCGGTATTTTGGTATCCTCCAATACGCTCACTCTTCGTGTTCTCACTCTCGACCACTCTGGTGAATACTCTTGCGAAGCTACAAACTTTGTTGGACAAGGGCGTAGTTCGCCTCTTCTTATTCACATGAAGTGTGAGTATAGTTATAgagtaaataaaacaaataaataaaatacaaaaattgttgaaaaaacGAAATCGTACTATTCGATGACGTGCAGATGCTCCAAGATGTAGAGAGGGTTATGAGAGGCGAGAAATAGCAGCTGTTCGACATGAAACGGTGACCCTGAGATGCGAAATCGAGGCAGTTCCAGACGAGTTGATTCGATTTTCTTGGAGCTTCAACGGAACGCGAGGCGACGTCCTACCGCTCCCAAATTCAAGAGTTCGGGATAATGGCCTCGTTAGTTTACTGGATTATACTCCCAGTGCGGATACTGATTACGGTACTCTCGCTTGTTGGGCTAGTAACAGTATAGGAAGGCAAAGGTTACCATGTTTGTTCAACGTAGTACCGGCAAGTAAGTACTACTATCCATTAACAGAATCGATCAAAAGATGAACgtaatagatacatacataccttcATATATCATAGTAGTATTTTTGGTTTGCCATAAAATTgtgaatcttcttcttctcgttacATTGACGATCCACCGAAGATAGAATACTAATGTAGAATCTAGTAATGCGGTCTCAAACGGATTCAAgttattttactatttataaagaaattttggagaacattattcgataatcgatatacatatttttgtcTAAATCAATAATTAGTGATTATGGATAGATcaatgaaaaagattatttctgatctaagaaaatatttttctccttgGAAAGCTCATTTCAGGATATTGCTTCTTTCAGAAACACCACAAGCACCGATAGATTGTTCGTTACGCAACGAAAGTACTTCCTTAGAAGTGAATTGTATTCCTGGTTCGGATGGTGGTTCACCGCAGCACTTCCTGCTGGAAGTTCGCGGTCCCTTTGGTAGTTCTGGTATCGTACAGGTCATCCCACAAACCCTTCAAACGCCCCAGAGCGATCAAGGTGCAGTGAGCGAAGTACCGCCTATATATCAAGAAAGAAATCCAACTCCTACTTTTCGACTTCACGATCTTAAGCCAGGCTATGATTATACTCTCTATGTATATGCCGTCAACGGACGTGGAAGAAGCGAGCCCACTCTTCTTAAGCACGTACAAGTTGCCGAACCAATCGGTGGAAAGCTCGAAAGTACTGGGATTTTTCTCGAGGATTTGAAGAAAGCCATTCCTCAAGTCGATTCCCAAAGCATGATCATCGTGATGGCTTTGATAGGTATAAACGCAAACTTACTCTTCGATAGCCAACGATCTGGTTGTATCTGTATTTGTGTTGTGCGTATTTGATGGAAATACGGATATAGCTCGGAGTAGTTTCAAAGAGTGAATTTAAGAGCCTATCTCTTTATgtttaaatacaatttaatatagTTGTTCTTTATTCCCAAATGTAGGTGCAGCGGCATTGATTTTAGTAGGCATCGGCGTAGTGATCGGCTTGGCAATTTGCAAAAGGAGATCCAACAGGCCCGTTGTTTCGGGCCCTGACGATTTTACTACACCAACATATATACCCGCACAAAGAATCGAACCTAGAATTAGGTATACGGCTGAAGGTAGACACTCGCAAAGAAGAAGCTTGTACgtagaagaaaatcgaaatggtaaattataaattattatctattaatattcgaaatgCGTAAATGCGTAAAACCGATATAAACACGAGGAACACGTCCGAACTCGTCGAGCGTTTGTAATATACTACCGCACTAAAGGCGAAAACCTTATCGTGACATTGCAAgtttttcaatgatatttgAGTGATATTACCTTCgacaatataaatatgtattgtgTACGATATCCAAGgacatacatatctacgtaatGATCGgaatcgaatataaaacaatattgaaTAGATATACGATGTTTCTTTTAAGCAAAATGAAATGttaattgtatatttcttttacagaTCCTGATATTTTGCAACAAGTGGAAGTCGACTTACAAGTCTAACGGCGAAAATTTGAAACGAGCGACGTGACTCGCTTACGAAAGCATAATCGTACGACcagtattttaattaagaaaatgagATCTATAATTGTAACTTTCACAATTTTCCCGATTAACTCGCAAAGTGTAAACATTAGCATAGATAGTATTATTCTCTGAAAAAATGGTGTACAGTATCTCTTGACGAACGAGTAAAGCTTATTAATAAACGTTGTcgatatgttaaatattttacttcttaTTGTATATTAGATTTTAGTATAAAGCGCGATAATTAAGataatgaaagtaataataagtagataaagaaaagtataaatcgCTTAGCCAAAgatgtatgtacatttatttttccatgGCTTGCGTGATACATGCGTATTGTAATTCCAAtagtaatatctatttttgtcGTAATTCTACTCTTGATATAAGTAacttataaaacattataccTCATTCGAGTAAAGCAAGCGAGCGCCAACTTAGGAAGcgcataatatattttaagctCATCTTTAAGAAAATGCCATTAGCGTAACAACAAGTGTAGCGTATCGATAAAGTTTATCTTGCTTTTGTATGTAatcatgtaaatatttttgaaaaataatgtgcgtatcgaagaaaattaaagtaaaaaaaatatattgtaaattataataatcttaaaaacAGTGTTCCTTGTGAAAGTTAAATCCTTATGTCctgtaatattttcaaagaagattCGGAAGAAACCGAAGACTGATTTGAAGACTTCTCCATCGATTTTAATGAGTGTTACACTATTccaggaaaataaataaactgaATCACTATATCAAATCTAAAACTATGTATAGacatatattcaatttaacTAATCTCGAATCAAGTTATGGTTTATGAATGGAAAAATCAATCAGTGGAAAGTACTCGATAAAAATCGTTGAACCAATTGCATTCTAGTATTTTTGATCGCGtcaattattttgaatattgcAATCAATTTACATGTATGTAGAttgaacatatacatacatctgcATATATAGAATGATCGTGTGAATTCTGAAAAGCGTCCATTCAAATTTGCGGCCACCATCGACTTGCTTGCATTCTATCGAaactttttacaataatttcgtGGACGAATCTGCTTTACATTCATGGTCATTCGCCGAACGTTTTCCACCAAGCCAGTCCAACAGTCCATTAACGTAAACCTCATCAACGTCAGAATAATCATATCACAAAACAGGACAGATATTCCATTTCCACAAATTAGCACTCGCGCATGGTTATGAATCGgagaataaatatcattagtGACGCCGGTAATATTTTTGCTAATGGCGCTTTGCGTCTGgctataatttttcattatgaaaatctttcaaaattcGCTAACCAGTGTCTGAAACATTATTGGACGACAACTATGAAAAAGAACTcgtcgaaatgaaataattttacttatatttaatgtcatttaaaaaagaataaaaaaaaaagcgaaattaaattatatttcttatggTACGAAAgtcagaaatttttttttccattaatattttacgtaGCTGAGGATATAAAACAGTAACTCTATTTGAGTAAAATTGACGATAACTCcgaaacaatttattttaattcgaatgTTTCATCGCGAGTTTATATGATGAAAATGTTCGAGGCTCCAACGAGACGATATTCGTCCGATGATATCGACCAACTCCCGACGCGGTGTTAATTTTTCTGCTATCTCCGTATaactcgaaataataattcctcTTGCCTTTACCTCCATCATGGATTTAAAGCATGACTCGAGCGTAGGAGAGATAATTTGGTTACGGTACAAAAAATACCTAAAATTGAAAGTTGACTTTTCCATAAGGAAGAACGACGTTTACTTACCACGTTGCAGCTTAGAAATAATTTGAGAACGATCTAAATATTCGAGAAAGAGCGACTTctttatgagagagaaagagagaaagagagagagagacacataaTGTCATACGACATACTCTCGCGTGTTACGACACGTACGTTTTTCGTGTGCGTTTCGTGCGCGTACGTGTGTTTGCCATCTAGTCGATTGCACACGTTTCATGGTGCTTTGCATGGTAATCGTATTTATCCTCGAAGGTTTTTCCACGAATCTGCTAAAAAGAGAGCTAGCACCAATCTCGGAAGCGTTAGCGACGGTATATACTCTCCTACCTTTCTGTTTCGTTCcttaatcgaaattttaatgGAAAGATCACAAAGTCGGTAAGCCAGTGCACACATGCGCATTGTCGCCATTGTCGTTCACTTCACTTTCAACGATCACCAATGATATTATGCTTCTTTTCAACCATATCGTACTGTTTACATAATCCTACcatataagaaattttgaaCTTTATTTCTCGCGTACACTTAAAAGAAAAGCTGATCAAAACAACTTcagtaatttttaaaaaccgGAATACCTTCTTAAACTCTTGGAAtacttcttaaaaaatatatcggatATTAATCTTATATTTACAGCTTAATCGGCATATAACGAGCGTAATTTTCGTCTAATAGACAATTAGGTAAAGTTAGATATACTATCCAATTCTTATCTCAGATTTTGATTCAGATCAATTGCGATGCTTCAAAACCATGCAGAAGTTATAAGATCTTTGAAAGTACTTACAAACAACAAGCAAATATATTGAAGTGTTTATAGTTGAATTAAACTCGAGTAATACGgttcatttttatgaaaatacatattttacgaaattacaaaagactttaaaaaaaaagctattttaataaaataaatttgcgaTAGGGAATTTAGGCAAATAGAatcctattctttttctatctctttatcgtGTCCCAAGAGATCCAAAGGAAACACAAGAGATAAGAATTTCGTGGGAGATAAAACGAATTCCATAATCGACTATGCATCCGGTATTTTACGCGGCTCCGCATATTCGACGGACACTTGGAAGACATACGAGACGATCCTTCCGGTTTTAAGAGTAGGTAGGTATGAGCGTTCCATCGTAACGTTTACGGGTGGATCTTTGctgcttccttccttcctgcaGGCAGTGCCGTAAGGTGTTTTATAGCGTGACATCCCACTCTCATGGTAACAAACTCGCACACTTGTACATACAAACGCAAAGATGAGAAGTCGGAATGTAAGGATATGGTAGTAGAGGGTTGCGAGTAGACACCAAGAAGGAACGACGAAGCTAGTTGGAAGGAAGCAAGAAAGCGAACTAAACGctatagaacgagagagagagagagagagagagagagagagagagagagagagagagaggaagagagagatggaaggtGATAGGTGGGTGTCGAGCGAGCATGCGGCTTACGTAATATCTCCCTGAGACCGTCGTCTGTGCTCTCACAGGAATATTTCATGCTTGTTACAGAAAATAATTAGTGACGGCAAGCAGGCGAAGCAATGTACTAAGCCGCGTCGGCGTTACGAAACAAATTTGCTGGCCGTGCAGGGAGTACCGCTATAACGCGTCGGTCTAGGCTGCCGTCGGTATCGGTGTTGTTGGCCGTGCGAGCAAACGAACGAGGATGGTGCACGTCCCTTCTCAACCTCACTGCCGAATGTTAGACATAAAACGTTTACGAGCAACGATGGCTAAGCCCTCCACCTCCAATCTGCCTACCTCCAACCTTGCCCACCCTTCCTCTTTAGCCTTATACACATTCTGACCCTCGTATCCGCTAACCGTCGAGCAGACGCACGTTCGCTCACTAGCCGATAGCACGCTAGCCGTTGGAATTAAGCTGGCACCTTTATCTGCTCGATTTGCAGAGCTGCAAAGTCCTCCGAGAGGCTATGCGCCTACCCTTCTACCAGATCTACGCCTTTAAGCCGCGACTAATCGAGCAAACTTTAGCCCCGGTCTTACCGTGTAAATATCTCTAATTGCCGGTGTATGGGCTCGACGAGCGAATGTATACCGAGTAAACGGAAATCGGCTGACAGCAGGTGCGGGTAAGAGAGTCTGACGTTGCAAGTGCGCACCAATCCAacttctatatatctatatactatccgttaaatataaactacacgaaaagatcgatgaatctatataaaaatatcgagtcATGATATGTTGTCGAAGatcggaaaaataaatattcgttcatattttttttgttttatactttCAATATTATACAAGTCGTACTtgcattatatttatatttatatttatattatattgtaataaaaagcTTAATATTCGAACGCATAGACAAGCATTGAAATATGCACGATATTTATCGTGGAAAATGATATAActacattaaaaagaaataaaaaaagaagagcaaagaatatgtattattaatttcgcttcgaaacgatgaaaataacaaTGCAAAATATTCTAGAGATTAAAATATCTCTATAGCTTCTCTCGAAagtcagaaaagaaaaaaatctctatAAACTGCTTTCAAAACGatacttattaaaattttttaacttgCAATATTTACACGGACGAAGCACCGAAAAGTTTCATCCgcataacattttatttgattatgaCTTGATTACTCGTTTAAAGTGGTGAACTGACGCGAAAAACGGAGAACGTCTGTAGGAATGAAATTAAGTAAAACCGTCATTAATAGTTTTCAACAATCGTCCTGAACTTTTAATGAGGCGAATTCGGACTTAAGAATCTCAAGGACATCAAGCTTAAAACGTGggatatttacttattattgtTGCTAGTTCTGcactcgatttatttttatattcagaaATGATATATGGTTATCAAATCGAAGTTATGTTATTCTTGATACTGATCGACTACTAATTAAGGACGAATTAGTCGTCGATTTGGCTTGTGTTAGAATTAAAAGACGTacacaataatttttaacttttatttttaaatctcgtCGCCAGATCGAGTCGCAATTTTAATCAAATCACAATTCAGtgttatcgaatattttagaAAGTTCAGCGaattaaacgatcgaatgGCTGATGTACTACATCTTTACGTCATGTCGTTCAAAAATCATGTCAGAAATAATATCGGAATATCGGAAATTGAAAAGTTCACGTGCTGAAGAAGAGGTTAAACGGAGAACgtttggagaaaaaagatgtcgCTTTTAAATTCCATTTTTGTCAACCTCAAtcagaatagaaagagaagtgaGTCAAAAACCGCAAAGCTGATTCTTTATGCCGCATTGCATCGCCTTGCTAAAAGCATCTGTTTCTTTGGAAAAACCGCAGCTTTTTTTAAGGatagattttctctctttctgtttctcttgcTCGTTCCGTTCCTTTCTGTTCTTGTAGGCTTGTTCTCAAGTGGCAAATCGTTGAGTATCATAGGGACATGAAAATAAGTGACCCGAAAGATTCATCAcaatgaacgaagaaaaaattagaacgGTTCGCTGATGGCTTGAGACAAGCCTTGCATTTAACCGCTACCGAGCTCGTTTCTATCCGCACGCGCGATTTTTTCCGCGTTCACTGGTTAAGCGTTTCACGCATGCATGATTTTTCGAGACGGCAAGTCTTACCTTGAATTCCGCGAAAATTCGCGATTTAATGCCGATCTCACAAAACCTTTCTACGCTGCTCATAAAACCAAGAAAACTGGAGATTTTCCATGCTGGAAGAAAAACagtggagaaaaaaatgaacgtaCGAAGCGCACAATAGTCTTTGATAAAAGTCGAGTATAAaactatacaaaaataaaaaaaaatggaaaagtaaaaaaatgcTGACATTGAGTTAAAACGTGGAgggtaaaaggaaaaagctgTTTGTTTTCGTCGACAATTTTTTGCGAacataaaacaaaacgaaaaccGAGTGTCAGAAGCGAGCAATTCGaatgcaattaaaaattttctgtaCATCCTGCTTGCAAATTTACGTGCAATTTTCGGAAATCGGAAGTGTCGCGCACGCGGTACAACACGGAAGCATTGTTGAAGCATTGTTGGAGCGTTGTCGGAGAGTCATTGGAGTGAGACCGGAGTGGGGTCGGTAGAGGAGGGTAGGTCGATGCGACTAATTGTTTGCCATCGGAAACTTCCTCGACGTTCTCGAGTCGAGTCACGCACGGGAACGAGGCGAAATCCGTAGGCAAAAtgcaatttaattaatcgtacaTTTGTGTTCGCTGCGCACCCGTTGGAGCCACGCAAACGTGTAAGTTACAAAACGCTTACAGACTGCCATAtcgtaataaactttttatccAACCGACGGATGTTGTTCCCGCATTTCTTACTGACTCTAAAGTAGGAGGCTCGCGCGACATATTTATCACGTTTCTATTATTTGTACGTTTCGTTCGCATGGGAGtacttaataattatacttatcATCATATTCATAAATTCCATGTCCTTCTTATTAGAAGAATATTCTATATGTTGGTAttctaagaaaagaatttaaaaacagATGTTGATTTCacggaaaaaaggaaataaaattataattaagaaagGTATACAAATTAGCAGAACGGTAAGGACTCGCTATATATGCATCACTATTAACCCTGTGCTGTTCTCAGGTTATTCTCATGCCTGTTCCATCTTTTCTAAATACTATCACTCATTCCCATACATATACTCTTAAAATAAAGACTTATCgcaactctttttttttaacagacaTAAAAAgctataattaaaatagagagataaacattatcataaaaatgcCACGTAGGCACTTAATACCATAGTAAATTTATGTGTTGCGTGTGTACATTGATCTAAACAACTACTGACATTTAGTCATGTATCGAACATTCTATAATAACTTTGAAATCGTTATGCATCGTCCATCAACTCGTATACAAAGCCATTTCGAGCTAACGTTTATTCGCCCAATATATTCAAGTTCTAAACATCCAACTCTAACTTCACCATCAGGTACAACAGCAGCAACGTCTAAGCAAGGTCTGTTTGGAATTATACTTACTAATGAATTCGTCAAAGAATCCcttatcgtataaaaatgatacatcATCGAaattctcgtttattttacgAAGATTCGTGATCATTAATTACATTCCAATGAGTTTTCGTGTATAACCATTTTCTAGATACAACGAAAAATGGAATTTTcgtgagagaagagaaacgcgTCTTTCCAAGAAAAATCGTAACCATATCGTGAAATAACGAGATATCTTCGAATTCTTCCGTCTGTCGTGAGGTGTAGTCCGTTAGACggcgaataaaataaagacgGACGGAGTTGGTAGCGATGGCGGTAGATAGAGGTGGTGTTATATAAGAGGGAAGGAAAACTGTTCAAGGCTCTCAGGGGAATATTATGCAAAGTGGGAAACAGATGCATGACTCTCTCGAGCATGATGCTCTTATTTCTTGGCTCGCCGCAGAGcgtttccgtttctttttcggtCAGGaagattgtaaaaataaaggagGATTGCAAAAAAAGAGTCCACGTGAAGATCGATGTTTTTAACAGACGGGAGTGCGAAAGAAAGGCGAAAGGAATGGAATGGAAAAACGAAAGCAACAATAAAGTTCCATAAAGttatttggaaaattttaGGAGATCGAGCGACGCCATCTTCGTCCTTCATGGATAATAGCAAGTGAACTATCTACGGTTTTATAGGTTTGCCTCTTTAAGTTCATTGCTCGTTAAGCTTATTCGAAAACGACATTTCTATTTCGTGCGGAATCGATGAGTCGCGCTCGGTCGCGTGTCCACCAGAGTGGACCgatctttccatttcttattCGATGGAACAACGGTATTCCTTCCTCTTGGTCCCCCATCCTCCATCCTTTCTTCGTGGTATCCCTTGATAAATTACTTCCTTACCTTCTCCCCTTCATTAATCCTTAGCTTTACGTCTTTTTCTACAAACACGCTTTCCTTGGAACTCTGATTCGTAGGAAAAACGGCCCGCACGCAGGACTCGCGTTAAATGTGAACAAAAACTGCAGCGGCAATGACAAATGCGTTCTGGAATCGTGGAGCGAattcaaaggaaaagaaaagttgctTTTGTCTTGTTCGACGATGATACGAGCGTCTTTGTTGTtacgttattaatattgtagtcaaaggaaaaaaaatgtacatgtatatatatatatatatatatatatatatgtatatatcctatACTTTATCAAACAAGCTATTCTTGTGTATTttcacaatatattttttatatttatctgtaAAATTTCAGATCTTTAATAAActgtataaatcttttttccgaTCATTGTTTGAGACATTATCTGtgagtaaataatttttagaaacaggtctgaaaagaaaacaatattttttgtttatcattaataatctttcctcctttttttatatgttgaTCTCATTTTAAGCTTTTCTGTCATATCGTGGACATAATACAAAATGAATATAACTTCTCTTTACTGTGTGCACCTCTGGTTAGATAAATCTTTCTCAGAACCCTACagttttaaagatatttaaacgataatagCTACTACCTTACTCTTTATAAAACTGTAACTAAAGCGAGTCCAAGAGTAAGACAGAGAATAGGAAAAATGTCGGCACCGTCGTCCCTTCAACCACGGTTATAGAAGGAAGCTCTGAAATATTCATAACCCAAGATCATCTTTAGCCCACTAATTGATATTCCGCACATCTGGAGCTTCCTCATACCAACAGGTGTTCGTATCTTTGAAGCAACGTTCATACTAGCTTAATTCTTTCCCCGCAAATgattttaaagtaaaaattaaattttatcggcTGCATGAAAATTTTACCATAGAATGAAGAATCCAAAAGTTTCTTCCGTCAattaagtttatttttaacaagcCGTCAAACTTACTCCAAATCTTGCaacaattaattttcgtttgaTTAATATCAATCTTTAGAAAACACTCAACCTACATTCATAAGATTGAAACGATAAATCACCTTGCACGAATAAGCTAAAACTAATATTGCATGTCGTCTTGTCATGAAAAATGCGACTCATCTTCCAACGAGAACGTTGTACCGGATCTTACTTTGAAGATTATATCGATGAGGTAGGAAGTATTCACGAGACGAAAGCATATGTGCGGTGTGACATGCTAAAAAAGTGATAACTCTATGTTGCGGAGTCTGTAAAAGGAGCTCGATGATCCTACGAGGACCttgtgaaaaaattatatgctGCGAGTGCCATAAAAAGTGATAAAAGTAACTTGCAAAAGCGAGACGCAAAGGAACGTCGGGCGCGCGAAAAGGTGCGACTTTCCTTTgcttcttatatattttatacaaaatagttatattaaaatatgtagcAAATATTGAAGTATATTGAAATAccaaaatgtaaattaaattgtgcagaaaatttatctattttttatcataccgagaaaaattatatatgtttattaacgTCAAATTTCAATCGTCgtacaataaaagaaatcaaaaaaattttcaagctagtcattaaaaaatgtattcgaaAAGGAGCAAAACAAAGCGTGATTTGACGAATCTCATGAATCGGAAATAAAGTCATGCGCGAACTTGACGCATTCGATCGGATAGAAGTAAAACGCGGAAAAGTgagatatttcgaaataacgtATCATCAACTTCGTGGCTTGATTGATCGTCGACACGAAACGAACTTTTCATAACGcgctcgaacgaacgaacctaATGTCCGCGAATCATAATGAATGTGCGCTGACGTagatttattgataataaactTTCCTCCTGTCGTCGTAAGCAACCATTCGTACGTCCATATGCattcgttaatattataagtTATCACTCCAGGAACAAAATAGTGGTGTATCGTTTAATGTTACTCGATAGgcatatacatgcatgtattaattaaactaaacttaagtaaatgtttatatttatatttatttctttctactctcacaaatcgaaatagaaaagCAGTTAATGTTAGacgaatcataaaaaatatttttaatttttcttattattcaaCATTTTGATAGATTTTCTACCCGGTTTTCCGCGCTATTGTCTATTATCTATTCTCGTTATCTTCGCCAGATTTTTAAAAGACTTCTCGGATAGAGGAAGGAAGATGTGTTggtttttaatcgatttccCGTCGACGGGTTCGCAATTTTTTCCGTGAACGGATAGATGAATGAACGAATCGGCTTTCTCGCTAgttatgaaaacaaaatttccaAGTTCCTTATACAAGGAAGTCTCTCGAAGTAGATGGCGAAGACGTTTACGTTAGCTGTTCATCCTTCGAATCGGAAGAAGATGCTTACTTCGCTTTGATCCTTTCTtagttttttttcctcctgCACTTACCTCATACACATGCTTTGTGtacttttacatatatctagGTATAACTATACGTATTCGCGGATATAgccacatacgtatatatatatatatatatgtatatatatacatacctacttGTGTTTGATGACAAACACACGTGAAGATCCTCGTAAGATTTCGCTCACGTTCTTGAATCGCGAAGATATCGCTCGAATATCAAATATAGAGAAGGCGTACGTTTAAGATAAAGGATCGGTGCCCGTTCAACGATACTCCCTCCGCTCTATCTCTTGGAATATCTCAAGCTGTGAGTAGCCATCAAATCGCCGGAAAATCGTATATCGTTTTCGCTCCTATAGC is drawn from Vespula pensylvanica isolate Volc-1 chromosome 10, ASM1446617v1, whole genome shotgun sequence and contains these coding sequences:
- the LOC122632323 gene encoding neural cell adhesion molecule 2 — protein: MRSAIGCSIFQTSLLMLLTLLKTRTGEATPMPEENPFQNKVPVRLIWANEGDDVELPCDITPPTPTDSVNMVLWFRDSAGIPLYSLDARSGNLSAAIHWADGDDLGRRTYFQVGDGQRSKLKITKVKYKDQGLFRCRVDFVDSPTRNFRANLTLVEKPTKPVIYDAQGREVTGIGGPFLEGYGLLLTCQVSGGRPKPSVTWWKDGELLDAVDDTPTIGSFSKFTINHLFIGKVTRALWGTKLECRAQSAPMAKPIIREVPLDIYLKPAVVKISLSDEEMYAGRPIAAKCETWGSSPAARIIWRLGDEVIGDPIVSITQRSNSTVSKIVLALGKNDDGKELACKAENPRFPGGVLEETKSLRVLYAPVLTAHLATGYILNTLREGDDLKLVCDVQSNPPPTKVIWYHDDIRLEHDVSAGILVSSNTLTLRVLTLDHSGEYSCEATNFVGQGRSSPLLIHMKYAPRCREGYERREIAAVRHETVTLRCEIEAVPDELIRFSWSFNGTRGDVLPLPNSRVRDNGLVSLLDYTPSADTDYGTLACWASNSIGRQRLPCLFNVVPAKTPQAPIDCSLRNESTSLEVNCIPGSDGGSPQHFLLEVRGPFGSSGIVQVIPQTLQTPQSDQGAVSEVPPIYQERNPTPTFRLHDLKPGYDYTLYVYAVNGRGRSEPTLLKHVQVAEPIGGKLESTGIFLEDLKKAIPQVDSQSMIIVMALIGAAALILVGIGVVIGLAICKRRSNRPVVSGPDDFTTPTYIPAQRIEPRIRYTAEGRHSQRRSLYVEENRNDPDILQQVEVDLQV